A window of Pseudophryne corroboree isolate aPseCor3 chromosome 12, aPseCor3.hap2, whole genome shotgun sequence contains these coding sequences:
- the FAM181A gene encoding protein FAM181A — MASDNEVKTLLNFVNLASCDIKAALDKSAPCRRSVDHRKYLQKQLKRFSQKYSRLPRCHSSKTVELRKGIVDRIHSATHSKGLGGKVMGAVKADEGIIGDMCSQENSSEGGRQDQVPMRKRQLPASFWEEPRPPNNLLEMSCPSRLDIIYQNRTETSFPGYEGKKGKNVLIQGTSGTGCVHPTGEKEAGKVPIIASLAERVNACGCCPLQYHGQQAMYQQSHGIHPLNPFTALALWSKNTTVPTVEIQHLCKDSGQRIYRHVVLKPIPTKPAVPSSIFNVFGYI; from the coding sequence ATGGCATCGGACAATGAAGTCAAAACGCTGCTGAATTTCGTCAACCTGGCATCATGTGATATCAAGGCAGCTTTGGATAAGTCAGCCCCTTGCAGGAGGTCTGTGGACCACAGAAAATATTTGCAGAAGCAACTGAAAAGATTTTCCCAGAAATATTCCAGGCTGCCCAGATGCCACTCAAGCAAAACCGTGGAGTTGAGGAAAGGAATTGTAGACAGAATCCATTCTGCAACTCACAGCAAAGGACTCGGTGGAAAAGTCATGGGTGCAGTAAAGGCTGATGAGGGCATTATTGGGGACATGTGCTCTCAGGAAAACAGCAGTGAGGGAGGAAGACAGGACCAGGTTCCCATGAGAAAGAGGCAGCTTCCAGCATCTTTCTGGGAAGAGCCCAGACCTCCCAACAATCTCCTGGAGATGTCTTGCCCTTCCAGACTAGATATTATTTACCAAAATAGGACTGAAACTTCTTTTCCTGGTTATGAGGGTAAAAAAGGGAAAAACGTACTGATTCAGGGCACATCTGGTACTGGCTGTGTCCATCCCACAGGAGAAAAGGAGGCTGGAAAAGTGCCCATCATAGCATCCCTCGCTGAACGAGTCAATGCCTGTGGTTgctgtccacttcagtaccatggacaACAAGCCATGTACCAGCAAAGCCATGGCATCCACCCTCTCAACCCATTCACTGCCCTGGCCCTGTGGAGCAAAAACACAACAGTTCCCACTGTGGAAATTCAGCACTTGTGTAAGGATTCCGGCCAAAGGATATATAGACACGTGGTTCTGAAACCCATTCCCACCAAGCCGGCAGTCCCATCCTCCATATTCAATGTTTTTGGATATATTTAA